One Saccharopolyspora erythraea NRRL 2338 genomic region harbors:
- a CDS encoding LysR family transcriptional regulator, with amino-acid sequence MFPPALLRTFLAVAQTRSFTQASQRLGVRQSTVSQHVRKLEQLTSRPLFTRDTHSVALTPDGEAMVGFARSILEANERAASYFAGSQLRGRLRNLSASRCAMGQSRSQRCGIREADPFSPSPSRVRSRKSPPDAHQRVGLDRLQSRRHRPRPRPTTAGWPPASGHCCPARLVLGDPISRLGPTPSLTSDDPAAYVR; translated from the coding sequence GTGTTCCCTCCTGCCCTGCTCAGGACGTTTCTCGCGGTCGCCCAGACCCGCAGCTTCACCCAGGCCTCGCAGCGGCTCGGTGTGCGCCAATCCACAGTGAGCCAGCACGTGCGCAAGCTCGAACAACTCACGTCGAGACCGCTTTTCACGCGCGACACCCATTCCGTGGCGCTCACACCCGACGGTGAGGCGATGGTGGGCTTCGCGCGCAGCATCCTGGAGGCGAACGAACGCGCCGCCAGCTACTTCGCCGGTTCCCAGCTGCGGGGTCGCTTGCGCAACCTGTCGGCGAGCAGGTGTGCGATGGGCCAGTCCCGTAGTCAGAGGTGCGGAATCCGTGAAGCAGACCCCTTTTCCCCATCCCCCTCTCGCGTGCGTTCCCGAAAATCCCCGCCGGATGCACACCAGCGCGTTGGCCTGGATCGACTCCAGTCTAGGCGGCACCGGCCACGCCCTCGACCCACCACAGCGGGATGGCCACCGGCCAGTGGCCACTGCTGCCCCGCCCGCCTGGTCCTCGGCGACCCCATCAGCAGATTGGGCCCGACACCGAGCCTGACCAGCGACGATCCCGCCGCATATGTGCGGTAG
- a CDS encoding cytochrome P450: protein MEQASTGQLGPLPEFLRQATDEVERIVAPSGDKVLLVRGYALGRQVLTDKRFSRAAAVQPDAPRFNDAQPVPDSMMSMDGAKHARLRRVVAGTFTTGRVSAMAPAVERLVDEHLNRVADIGPGADLVEELAAPLSLSVLCSLLGIPLDDSARFREWVEVLFDITASTPREKARHRLELIGYMTDTIEQKLQRQDDDLLTTLIRAHTQGKMSRPELLTLGLTLLMAGYETTAGQIGLSVLSLLSDRETHDELRAHPELLPDAVEEFLRLTPATPLSFPRVAVEPVELNGVTIQAGEAVVVSLLHGNRDTEVFAEPGQLMLRSRDAVHLTFGHGVHRCLGAPLAKLQVQLVLGRLLERFPALRLTPGPDSVVWKDGLATRGLSRLRVEW, encoded by the coding sequence ATGGAACAGGCAAGTACCGGCCAGCTCGGTCCGCTCCCCGAGTTCCTGCGTCAAGCCACCGATGAGGTGGAACGGATTGTCGCACCCAGCGGTGACAAGGTACTTCTGGTTCGCGGTTACGCGCTGGGGCGGCAGGTACTGACGGACAAGAGGTTCAGCAGGGCTGCGGCCGTCCAGCCCGATGCTCCGCGCTTCAACGACGCCCAACCCGTACCGGACTCGATGATGAGCATGGACGGCGCGAAGCACGCCAGGTTGCGGCGCGTCGTCGCCGGCACGTTCACCACTGGCCGCGTTTCGGCGATGGCACCGGCGGTCGAGCGCCTGGTGGACGAGCACCTAAACCGGGTCGCCGACATCGGCCCCGGCGCGGATCTCGTCGAGGAGCTCGCCGCGCCGCTGTCGTTGTCCGTGCTGTGCTCCCTGCTGGGCATTCCGCTCGACGACAGCGCCAGGTTCCGCGAATGGGTCGAGGTGCTGTTCGACATCACCGCCAGCACCCCGCGGGAGAAGGCCCGGCACCGCCTCGAGCTCATCGGCTATATGACCGACACCATCGAGCAGAAGCTGCAGCGGCAGGACGACGATCTGCTCACCACCCTGATCCGGGCCCACACTCAGGGCAAGATGTCCAGGCCGGAGCTGCTCACCCTGGGGCTCACGCTCCTCATGGCCGGATACGAGACCACGGCCGGGCAAATCGGCCTTTCGGTCCTTTCTCTGCTGTCCGATCGGGAAACGCACGACGAGCTGCGGGCTCACCCCGAGTTGCTGCCGGACGCGGTCGAGGAGTTCCTGCGGCTGACCCCAGCGACGCCGCTGAGCTTCCCGCGCGTGGCGGTCGAGCCGGTGGAGCTCAACGGCGTCACGATCCAGGCCGGTGAGGCCGTCGTCGTCTCTTTGCTGCACGGCAACCGCGACACCGAGGTCTTCGCAGAGCCCGGACAGCTCATGTTGCGGAGCCGGGACGCCGTCCACCTGACGTTCGGCCACGGTGTGCACCGCTGTCTCGGCGCGCCGCTGGCGAAGCTGCAGGTGCAGCTCGTTCTCGGCCGGCTCCTCGAACGCTTTCCGGCGCTGCGGCTGACTCCGGGCCCTGACTCGGTGGTCTGGAAAGACGGCCTGGCGACCCGGGGGCTGTCCCGGCTGCGGGTCGAGTGGTAG
- a CDS encoding 2-dehydro-3-deoxy-6-phosphogalactonate aldolase gives MAVNGTGLVAILRGVTPDEVLAVGEALAEAGVDAIEVPLNSPDPFASVERLAASLGERCAVGVGTVVDAADVPRARDAGARIVVAPNTDPAIIAAAVEAGMRPYPGVATPTEAFAAVAAGARHLKLFPADAVGNAGMKSWRAVLPPDVELLPVGGVDETNLAAWAAAGAGGAGLGSALYRPGDTPEQVGARAVAMRRAWAGATG, from the coding sequence ATGGCAGTGAACGGCACCGGACTGGTCGCGATCCTGCGCGGCGTCACGCCGGACGAGGTGCTCGCCGTCGGCGAGGCGCTCGCCGAGGCCGGCGTCGACGCCATCGAGGTCCCGCTGAACTCACCGGACCCGTTCGCCTCGGTCGAGCGGCTGGCCGCGTCCCTGGGCGAGCGCTGCGCGGTGGGCGTCGGCACCGTGGTCGACGCCGCCGACGTGCCGCGCGCCCGCGACGCCGGCGCGCGGATCGTCGTCGCGCCCAACACCGATCCCGCGATCATCGCCGCGGCGGTGGAGGCCGGCATGCGGCCCTACCCCGGAGTGGCGACGCCGACCGAGGCGTTCGCCGCCGTCGCGGCCGGGGCGCGGCACCTGAAGTTGTTCCCCGCCGACGCGGTGGGGAACGCCGGGATGAAGTCCTGGCGGGCGGTCCTGCCGCCGGACGTCGAACTGCTGCCGGTCGGCGGGGTCGACGAGACCAACCTCGCCGCGTGGGCGGCGGCCGGGGCGGGCGGGGCCGGGCTCGGCTCCGCGCTCTACCGGCCCGGGGACACCCCCGAACAGGTCGGCGCCCGGGCCGTCGCGATGCGGCGCGCCTGGGCCGGTGCCACCGGCTGA
- the dgoD gene encoding galactonate dehydratase produces MKITSMTTYQVPPRWLFLKIETDEGVVGWGEPVLEGRADAVAATVDELSDYLVGQDPSRIEDLWTVLYRGGFYRGGGIHMSALAGIDQALWDIRGKALGVPVHDLLGGRVRDRVKVYSWIGGDRPAETARAARAVVDRGFTAVKMNGTEELQYLDTWAKVDQCVANVAAVREAVGPDIGIGVDFHGRVHRPMAKVLLRELEPYRLMFVEEPVLSEHLDGFADVLRSSPIPIALGERLYSRWDFKSVLASGAVDIVQPDPSHCGGITEARKIAHMAEAYDVALALHCPLGPIALAACLQIDAGCHNATIQEQSLGIHYNTSNDLLDYLVDPAVFTYDAGQVAIPTGPGLGIEINEEYVAERAAEGHRWRNPVWRHADGSVAEW; encoded by the coding sequence ATGAAGATCACGTCAATGACGACATATCAGGTGCCGCCGCGCTGGCTGTTCCTGAAGATCGAGACCGATGAAGGCGTCGTCGGGTGGGGTGAGCCCGTCCTGGAGGGGCGCGCCGACGCGGTGGCCGCCACCGTCGACGAGCTCTCCGACTACCTCGTCGGCCAGGACCCGTCCCGGATCGAGGACCTCTGGACGGTGCTCTACCGCGGCGGTTTCTACCGCGGCGGCGGCATCCACATGAGCGCGCTCGCCGGAATCGACCAGGCGCTGTGGGACATCCGGGGCAAGGCGCTCGGGGTGCCGGTGCACGACCTGCTCGGCGGCCGGGTGCGCGACCGGGTCAAGGTCTACTCCTGGATCGGCGGCGACCGCCCGGCCGAGACCGCGCGGGCCGCCCGCGCCGTGGTCGACCGCGGCTTCACCGCGGTCAAGATGAACGGCACCGAGGAGCTGCAGTACCTCGACACCTGGGCCAAGGTCGACCAGTGCGTGGCCAACGTCGCCGCGGTGCGCGAGGCCGTCGGGCCCGACATCGGCATCGGCGTGGACTTCCACGGCCGCGTGCACCGGCCGATGGCCAAGGTGCTGCTGCGCGAGCTGGAGCCCTACCGGCTGATGTTCGTCGAGGAGCCGGTGCTCTCCGAGCACCTGGACGGCTTCGCCGACGTGCTGCGGAGCTCGCCGATCCCGATCGCGCTGGGTGAGCGGCTGTACTCGCGGTGGGACTTCAAGTCGGTGCTGGCTTCGGGTGCGGTGGACATCGTCCAGCCCGACCCGTCGCACTGCGGCGGGATCACCGAGGCCCGCAAGATCGCGCACATGGCCGAGGCCTACGACGTGGCGCTGGCGCTGCACTGCCCGCTCGGGCCGATCGCGCTGGCCGCCTGCCTGCAGATCGACGCGGGCTGCCACAACGCCACGATCCAGGAGCAGAGCCTGGGCATCCACTACAACACCTCCAACGACCTGCTCGACTACCTCGTCGACCCGGCCGTGTTCACCTACGACGCCGGGCAGGTCGCGATCCCGACCGGGCCGGGCCTGGGCATCGAGATCAACGAGGAGTACGTCGCCGAGCGCGCTGCCGAAGGGCACCGCTGGCGCAACCCGGTCTGGCGGCACGCCGACGGTTCCGTGGCGGAGTGGTGA
- a CDS encoding IclR family transcriptional regulator produces the protein MVTEDSAAPPGTQTLARGLAVVRAVADGAADLRALVERTGLGRSTAHRLVQLLVREGYLRSGRDGYVLGPTLIELGFQALHGNPLPVVARPVLEELSEQLQDTVHLAVRDGSSVLYLDKLPGSRGAEMRSRIGHRMPLTRTGVGMALLLDSPQEWEQLYQAEAAVEPDLAPDDDLEAFTARMREYVKSQVAMDVEDNEPGIRCVAAPIRDAAGTLVGAISVSATRPYMPAARMRGLVKVVSRSAQRISAALGHRTL, from the coding sequence ATGGTCACCGAGGATTCCGCCGCTCCTCCGGGTACCCAGACGCTGGCCAGAGGCCTCGCGGTGGTTCGCGCCGTCGCCGACGGCGCCGCCGATCTGCGCGCCCTCGTCGAGCGGACCGGCCTGGGCCGCAGCACGGCGCACCGGCTGGTGCAGCTGCTGGTGCGCGAGGGGTACCTGCGGTCCGGGCGGGACGGCTACGTGCTCGGCCCGACGCTCATCGAACTCGGTTTCCAGGCGTTGCACGGCAATCCGCTGCCGGTGGTGGCCCGCCCCGTCCTCGAGGAGCTCTCGGAGCAGTTGCAGGACACCGTCCACCTCGCGGTGCGCGACGGCTCATCGGTGCTCTACCTCGACAAGCTCCCCGGCTCCCGAGGTGCGGAGATGCGCTCGCGGATCGGGCACCGGATGCCCCTCACCCGCACCGGCGTCGGCATGGCCCTGCTGCTGGACTCGCCGCAGGAGTGGGAGCAGCTCTACCAGGCCGAGGCCGCGGTGGAGCCCGACCTCGCCCCCGACGACGACCTCGAGGCTTTCACCGCCCGGATGCGCGAGTACGTGAAGTCGCAGGTGGCGATGGACGTCGAGGACAACGAGCCGGGCATCCGCTGCGTGGCCGCCCCGATCCGCGACGCCGCCGGAACCCTGGTGGGCGCGATCAGCGTCTCGGCCACCCGTCCGTACATGCCCGCGGCCCGGATGCGCGGCCTGGTCAAAGTGGTCAGCCGCAGCGCCCAGCGGATCTCCGCGGCCCTGGGCCACCGAACTCTCTGA
- a CDS encoding AMP-binding protein — MPDTDAILSFPWGDPPEPDEFVKAGMRWHFSEDTGSAFWLEQAKAFDFDPLVDIKTFDDLKLFPNVVSALRTVKLEDLVPKGYGSSGRLLDVYESGGTTGAAKRVPFMRDWRDRTLEFEKRDLTSRGLPQGLNWLSMMPGRPHYIGGFTDYEAVNMGGVKFSIDMDPRWVKKLAAEGRHDQMSAYAEHLVDQAEHLLLTQDIGILLITPPLLERLCRRGKLVEAVREKVSAILWGGTHMDADTRRLYRTEVFPGITMVGGYGNTMYIGIAKERIGLGPDEPCVFDGHPLHTTFRVIDDQTGEPVPCGERGRVVATHLSKSLFLPNNMERDTAIRVPAPAGQVGDSVAHPEPLTAFEDEQVNVGVY; from the coding sequence ATGCCCGATACAGACGCCATCCTCAGTTTTCCGTGGGGGGACCCGCCCGAACCCGACGAGTTCGTCAAGGCCGGGATGCGGTGGCATTTCAGCGAAGACACGGGTTCTGCGTTCTGGCTGGAACAGGCGAAGGCGTTCGACTTCGACCCGCTGGTCGACATCAAGACCTTCGACGACCTGAAGCTCTTCCCCAACGTCGTCAGCGCGCTGCGCACGGTCAAGCTGGAGGACCTGGTTCCGAAGGGGTACGGCAGCAGCGGTCGGCTGCTCGATGTCTACGAGAGCGGCGGCACGACCGGCGCGGCCAAGCGGGTGCCGTTCATGCGGGACTGGAGGGACCGGACCCTGGAGTTCGAGAAGCGCGACCTGACCAGCAGAGGGCTTCCCCAGGGGCTGAACTGGTTGTCGATGATGCCCGGACGGCCGCACTACATCGGTGGGTTCACCGACTACGAAGCGGTCAACATGGGCGGCGTGAAGTTCTCCATCGACATGGACCCGCGGTGGGTGAAAAAGCTCGCGGCCGAAGGCCGGCACGACCAGATGAGCGCTTACGCCGAGCACCTTGTGGACCAGGCTGAGCACTTGTTGCTGACCCAGGACATCGGGATCCTACTGATCACGCCGCCATTGCTGGAGCGGCTGTGCCGACGGGGCAAGCTGGTGGAAGCCGTGCGCGAGAAGGTCTCCGCGATCCTGTGGGGCGGCACGCACATGGACGCCGACACTCGCAGGCTCTACCGCACAGAGGTCTTCCCCGGCATCACCATGGTCGGTGGCTATGGCAACACGATGTACATCGGCATCGCCAAGGAGCGGATCGGCCTGGGGCCCGACGAGCCGTGCGTCTTCGACGGCCACCCGCTGCACACGACGTTCCGCGTCATCGACGACCAGACAGGTGAACCGGTGCCCTGCGGCGAGCGCGGCCGTGTCGTCGCCACCCACCTGAGCAAGTCCTTGTTCCTGCCCAACAACATGGAGCGCGACACGGCGATCAGAGTCCCGGCTCCAGCCGGGCAGGTCGGGGACTCGGTGGCACATCCCGAACCGCTGACCGCTTTCGAGGATGAGCAGGTCAACGTGGGGGTTTACTGA
- a CDS encoding aldehyde dehydrogenase family protein — protein MTSSTRSLLALDALGANGSYHALNHEVIPDVSGEPVAELSLVPSLFTDRTVAALRAAKPAPADERIASIARAGELFRNAVLGGLPPDEYCKVVSRVSGLPITMVANSMRVLHQAAGDVRRNVRAALPNGAVEHWQNDATLPGCATWCRRGEVLAVLAAGNHPGVHSHWLEALALGYRVAVRPSRHEPFTPHRMVLALREAGFGDDQVALLPTDHRTSDALAAAADLAIVYGGEEVARKHSGDPGVLTQGPGRSKILITRDVDWQEHLDVIVDSIAAEAGTACVNATAVLVEGDPAPLAAAIASRLERLPSLPADHPDAVLPTMPSAQAEKLSSFLRTKTGSATAFLGSEGVADDLGDGSAALRPAVLQPRRGAFEQIGIELPFPCVWVASWSPDDGVGPLRDTLVLTALTRDDDLIESLVDEPTIANVYVGDRPTHWFGAGVPHDSFLADFLMRTKGMSRTW, from the coding sequence ATGACGTCGAGCACCCGGTCACTGCTCGCCCTGGACGCGTTGGGCGCGAACGGCTCGTACCACGCCCTCAACCACGAGGTCATCCCGGACGTGTCCGGGGAGCCGGTCGCGGAGCTGAGCCTGGTTCCGTCTTTGTTCACCGACCGAACCGTCGCCGCCCTGCGTGCAGCGAAACCGGCCCCGGCCGACGAGCGGATCGCGTCGATCGCCCGCGCCGGCGAGCTGTTCAGAAACGCGGTGCTCGGCGGTCTGCCTCCCGACGAGTACTGCAAGGTCGTCAGCCGGGTCTCAGGGCTGCCGATCACCATGGTGGCCAACTCGATGCGAGTGCTTCACCAGGCCGCCGGGGACGTCCGCCGCAACGTGCGGGCCGCTCTGCCGAACGGAGCGGTCGAGCACTGGCAGAACGATGCGACTCTGCCCGGTTGTGCGACGTGGTGCCGGCGCGGTGAGGTCCTGGCCGTGCTCGCGGCGGGCAACCACCCGGGTGTTCACTCCCACTGGCTGGAGGCGCTCGCGCTCGGCTACCGCGTGGCCGTGCGACCGTCGCGTCACGAACCGTTCACCCCGCACCGCATGGTCCTGGCGCTGCGCGAAGCGGGGTTCGGCGACGACCAGGTAGCCCTGCTGCCCACCGACCACCGCACCTCGGACGCGCTGGCCGCCGCGGCCGACCTGGCGATCGTCTACGGCGGGGAGGAGGTGGCCCGAAAGCACTCCGGCGACCCCGGCGTGCTTACCCAGGGCCCGGGCCGGTCCAAGATCCTGATCACCCGTGACGTCGACTGGCAGGAACATCTCGACGTCATCGTCGATTCGATCGCGGCAGAAGCCGGAACCGCGTGCGTGAACGCGACCGCGGTGCTCGTCGAGGGCGATCCGGCACCGCTGGCGGCGGCGATAGCCTCCCGCCTGGAGCGCCTGCCGAGCCTGCCCGCCGACCACCCCGATGCCGTCCTGCCGACGATGCCGTCGGCGCAGGCGGAAAAACTCAGCTCGTTCCTGAGGACGAAGACGGGGTCCGCCACGGCGTTCCTGGGGTCCGAGGGCGTGGCCGACGACCTCGGCGACGGCAGTGCGGCGTTGCGGCCGGCCGTGCTGCAGCCGCGTCGGGGCGCGTTCGAGCAGATCGGGATCGAGCTTCCATTTCCTTGCGTGTGGGTCGCTTCGTGGTCACCCGACGACGGGGTGGGTCCGCTGCGGGACACACTGGTCCTGACAGCGCTGACCCGCGACGACGACCTGATCGAGTCCCTTGTGGACGAGCCCACCATCGCCAACGTCTACGTCGGCGACCGTCCGACGCACTGGTTCGGTGCCGGGGTGCCGCACGACTCGTTCCTGGCCGACTTCCTGATGCGCACCAAAGGAATGTCTCGCACCTGGTAG
- a CDS encoding bile acid:sodium symporter family protein, which yields MFRIRLPRRPRPDPYVVALLVTVLVAALLPVRGAAAGAANAVTDLAIAALFFLYGARLSSKTVVDGLKHWRLHLVVSLSTFALFPLLGLGASVLVPAVLAPPVYAGVLFLSTLPSTVQSSIAFTATARGNVAAAICSASLSNMAGIALTPLLVAWLMGGSGGGIAPSSVLNLVLQLLLPFVVGHLARRWIGDWIERHLRVLGYFDRGSILLVVYVAFSTSVVTGIWNQVGLVQLGTLFGVIALLLATALAVITAASRLLGFSRRDENAIVFCGSVKSLASGLPIASVLFPGATVGLVVLPVMLYHLLQLVVCAVLARQRGASEPEPAPVPAQAPAA from the coding sequence ATGTTCCGCATCAGGCTGCCCCGCCGTCCCCGGCCCGACCCTTACGTCGTCGCCCTGCTGGTCACCGTTCTCGTCGCCGCGCTGCTCCCGGTGCGCGGCGCGGCGGCAGGGGCCGCGAACGCCGTCACCGACCTCGCCATCGCGGCGTTGTTCTTCCTCTACGGTGCAAGGCTTTCCTCGAAGACAGTCGTGGACGGGTTGAAGCACTGGCGCCTGCACCTGGTCGTCTCGCTGAGCACCTTCGCCCTGTTCCCGCTGCTGGGCTTGGGCGCGAGCGTGCTCGTTCCCGCGGTGCTGGCACCGCCGGTCTACGCGGGGGTGCTGTTCCTGTCCACACTTCCGTCCACTGTGCAGTCCTCGATCGCGTTCACCGCGACCGCGCGGGGCAACGTGGCCGCCGCCATCTGCTCGGCGTCACTGTCCAACATGGCCGGGATCGCCCTCACGCCGCTGTTGGTGGCATGGCTGATGGGCGGTAGCGGCGGCGGGATCGCGCCTTCGTCCGTCCTGAACCTCGTACTGCAACTGCTGCTCCCGTTCGTCGTCGGTCACCTCGCCCGCCGCTGGATCGGCGACTGGATCGAGCGGCACCTCCGGGTGCTCGGCTACTTCGACCGGGGCTCGATCCTGCTGGTCGTCTACGTCGCGTTCAGCACGAGCGTGGTCACCGGGATCTGGAACCAGGTCGGTCTCGTGCAGCTGGGCACGCTGTTCGGCGTGATCGCGCTCCTGCTGGCCACCGCGCTGGCCGTCATCACCGCGGCGTCCCGGCTCCTCGGTTTCTCCCGCCGGGACGAGAACGCCATCGTCTTCTGCGGATCGGTCAAGAGCCTGGCCAGCGGCCTTCCCATCGCCAGCGTGCTCTTCCCCGGTGCGACCGTGGGCCTCGTCGTGCTCCCCGTCATGCTCTACCACCTGCTCCAGCTCGTCGTCTGCGCGGTTCTGGCCCGACAGCGGGGAGCATCCGAGCCCGAGCCCGCCCCCGTACCCGCGCAGGCGCCAGCCGCCTGA
- a CDS encoding MFS transporter, with protein MVDTATTAAARATASRARVVIAVLLFGTVVINYLDRSNLSIALPAIAEELELSKAQQGLLLSAFGWTYAAMQIPGGWLVDRIRPRVLYPLCLVLWSLATLFMGMVGGFVALIVLRLMVGACEAPAYPINSRVATVWFPERERATAIGFYTSGQFIGLALLTPVLSWLQAAVSWHWVFILTGLVGIVWGVVWYLGYREPRESRANAAEVELIRSGGGLVDLVDEQPKRARITRGDLATVLGRRKLWGIYLGQFCLTSPEPRQEPTPSIQPRMCHSAIAGRETGLRRAHQHLHTPDSTASESTGSRGTPLPRPRRRPAGTHRHHRHTAGKSVAFRGCSRPGTANPPAGRASLRQFRGRARSTRAQRRPRATPLKGLANEGQSRPYPLSGTAPVGDNRQGLCRTCAASDHSVRFSVSGGP; from the coding sequence ATGGTCGACACCGCCACCACCGCGGCAGCGCGGGCCACCGCCTCCCGCGCCCGCGTGGTCATCGCGGTGCTGCTGTTCGGCACCGTCGTGATCAACTACCTCGACCGCTCGAACCTCTCGATCGCGCTTCCGGCCATCGCCGAGGAGCTGGAGCTGTCCAAGGCCCAGCAGGGATTGCTCCTCTCGGCGTTCGGCTGGACCTACGCGGCGATGCAGATCCCCGGCGGTTGGCTGGTGGACCGGATCCGGCCGCGCGTGCTCTACCCGCTGTGCCTGGTGCTGTGGTCCCTGGCGACGCTGTTCATGGGCATGGTCGGCGGGTTCGTCGCGCTGATCGTGCTGCGGCTGATGGTCGGCGCGTGCGAGGCGCCCGCGTACCCGATCAACAGCAGGGTCGCCACGGTGTGGTTCCCGGAGCGGGAACGCGCCACCGCCATCGGCTTCTACACCTCCGGGCAGTTCATCGGCCTGGCGCTGCTGACCCCGGTGCTGTCCTGGTTGCAGGCGGCGGTGTCGTGGCACTGGGTCTTCATCCTCACCGGCCTGGTCGGAATCGTCTGGGGCGTGGTCTGGTACCTCGGCTACCGAGAACCGCGCGAGTCGCGGGCCAACGCCGCCGAGGTCGAGCTGATCCGCTCCGGCGGCGGCCTGGTCGACCTGGTCGACGAGCAGCCGAAGCGGGCCCGGATCACCCGCGGCGACCTGGCCACCGTGCTCGGGCGGCGCAAGCTGTGGGGCATCTACCTCGGCCAGTTCTGCCTGACCTCGCCGGAACCGCGTCAGGAACCGACACCGTCGATCCAGCCGCGAATGTGCCACAGCGCCATCGCCGGCCGGGAGACCGGGCTGCGCCGCGCGCACCAGCACCTGCACACGCCCGATTCCACCGCTAGCGAGTCAACCGGAAGCCGCGGTACCCCTCTGCCGCGACCTCGTCGCAGACCTGCCGGTACGCACCGACACCACCGGCATACGGCAGGAAAGTCCGTGGCTTTCCGGGGATGTTCGCGCCCAGGTACAGCGAATCCGCCTGCAGGTAGAGCGTCTTTGCGGCAGTTTCGTGGACGTGCTCGCTCCACTCGTGCTCAGCGGAGACCTCGTGCCACCCCGCTCAAAGGCTTGGCCAACGAAGGACAGTCGCGACCATATCCCCTGTCCGGCACAGCCCCTGTCGGCGATAACCGACAGGGGCTGTGCCGGACGTGCGCGGCTTCGGATCACAGCGTTCGGTTCAGTGTTTCTGGAGGGCCTTGA
- a CDS encoding 2-dehydro-3-deoxygalactonokinase, translating to MTDARRTPSLIALDWGTSAQRAWLLDRAGGIIDVRRPDQGLLATTAGIDVRDGRARELAYEAAFWSACGDWVTAHPHLPVIACGMVGSAQGWADAGYRTVPTDLRFGADALVRVRHRRGVAHLVPGLRVPSADGVPGDVIRGEETQIIGALEALGDPTGAVTLVLPGTHGKWVRVDDGKAVSFATAMSGELFGLLTGDGILARTTAEPRRDDEAFARGLTAGRSRGLAAELFGARPLVLDGLLSPASVPDYVSGVLIADEVAHLLPTTGRDRVLLCGTEDLCRRYERALAAHGVVPTVLTEDVAARGLWRIARSTGLHHPEAQERQWQ from the coding sequence ATGACCGACGCCCGCCGCACACCTAGCCTGATCGCGCTCGACTGGGGAACCTCCGCTCAGCGCGCGTGGCTGCTCGACCGCGCCGGCGGGATCATCGACGTCCGCCGTCCCGACCAGGGCCTGCTCGCCACCACGGCGGGCATCGACGTCCGCGACGGCCGCGCGCGCGAACTCGCCTACGAGGCGGCGTTCTGGTCGGCCTGCGGCGACTGGGTCACCGCGCACCCGCACCTGCCGGTGATCGCCTGCGGCATGGTCGGCAGCGCGCAGGGCTGGGCCGACGCCGGCTACCGCACCGTCCCCACCGACCTGCGTTTCGGCGCCGACGCGCTCGTTCGGGTGCGCCACCGCCGAGGCGTCGCCCACCTCGTGCCCGGCCTGCGGGTCCCGTCCGCCGACGGCGTGCCCGGCGACGTGATCCGCGGCGAGGAAACCCAGATCATCGGCGCGCTCGAAGCGCTGGGCGACCCCACCGGTGCGGTCACCCTGGTCCTGCCCGGCACGCACGGCAAGTGGGTGCGGGTCGACGACGGCAAGGCGGTCTCGTTCGCCACGGCGATGTCCGGCGAGCTGTTCGGCCTGCTGACCGGCGACGGAATCCTCGCCCGCACGACCGCCGAACCGCGCCGCGACGACGAGGCGTTCGCCCGCGGCCTGACCGCCGGGCGCTCGCGCGGCCTGGCGGCCGAGCTCTTCGGCGCCCGCCCGCTCGTGCTCGACGGCCTCCTCTCCCCGGCATCGGTGCCCGACTACGTCTCCGGCGTGCTCATCGCCGACGAGGTCGCCCACCTGCTGCCGACCACCGGCCGGGACCGGGTGCTGCTGTGCGGCACCGAGGACCTGTGCCGCCGCTACGAGCGGGCGCTGGCCGCGCACGGCGTCGTCCCGACCGTGCTGACCGAGGACGTCGCGGCACGCGGGCTCTGGCGGATCGCGCGCTCGACCGGACTCCACCACCCCGAAGCACAGGAGCGGCAATGGCAGTGA